The Paenibacillus sp. FSL R7-0345 DNA segment GAGAATCGGTGAATATCGCCAATCTCTGCCACAAGCTGCGCCGCTGTCACCACATTGATCCCTGTCATGGATTCAAGCTGGAAGCCAAGCTGCTGCATCAAATGCTCAATCTTACCCTCGATACAGACCAATTGTTCTTGAAAAAACCGAGCGGATTCCACTTGACTCACCACTACTGAATCTCTTGAATCCTGAAAATCCCGATACGTTTCTCCGTCTGCGTCGATCAGAGTAAGAATTTGATTTGCCTTCTTATGAGACAATCCATTGTTGCTGTGCTTTCGCAAGAAGGCAGCAAGGACTTCCTCAGACATGTCCTTCAAGGTATACGGTGAAGGGTAAGTCTCCCAGAAGGAAAGCGCCGTTTTCCCCTCTACTTCAGAGAAGAACTTTTTGTAACTGGGATAGGAATAGCTAATCTGCTGGTGCATCTTTTTTACCGTTTCCGTTAAACTGTTAGCCAACCATTTCCGCTGCGTCACAAGCTGGCTAATCGCCCAGAACAGGTCAACGGGTTGAGCATCCGGCAGGCGCTCCAACTCGTCTCTGAGCACCTTGGCAACGCATTCCGCATCCCAGCTATCCGACTTCTGAACGGTCACATGACTCTTTCTTCTGGCGTTAGCGAGCTTTGCATTCACTTCCTTCACCCAGCAACGATTGTCCTTCAGATAGACGGCGAGT contains these protein-coding regions:
- a CDS encoding IS110 family transposase; translation: MIEQQNLIYVGVDLHKQHHTAVIIDCWSKKLGELKFDNKPSAFPLLLKELKKYIKKGLSVVYGLEDVGGYGRGLAVYLKDNRCWVKEVNAKLANARRKSHVTVQKSDSWDAECVAKVLRDELERLPDAQPVDLFWAISQLVTQRKWLANSLTETVKKMHQQISYSYPSYKKFFSEVEGKTALSFWETYPSPYTLKDMSEEVLAAFLRKHSNNGLSHKKANQILTLIDADGETYRDFQDSRDSVVVSQVESARFFQEQLVCIEGKIEHLMQQLGFQLESMTGINVVTAAQLVAEIGDIHRFSSSDKLARFAGIAPVTVGSGNKSRNFKSKQGNRELHDIIKSLAIRQIGVTRTKREPKNAYFYAYYERKIAEGKTKQQAVVCLMRKLVNIIYVMMKKKSAYVMPNTPAQQAG